In Streptococcus sp. SN-1, a single genomic region encodes these proteins:
- a CDS encoding DEAD/DEAH box helicase, whose protein sequence is MAKLIPGKIRIEGVALYETGKVDIIKEKNNRLYARVAEEELRYSLEDDLVFCACDFFQKRGYCVHLAALEHFLKNDERGQEILQSLEEGHEEKEAVETKVTLGGKFLDRILSPNPDRTYELSAVGQVEAGTNHILWTLRIGQVNSQKYYVIRDIPLFLKVVEKRKPYMIGKTYEESLSWESFDEASQELLTFLRGLTEEGLAPDLFFQNQGRHLFFPLTFFEQGVNLLMTLPHFQFDHQVDSYQTLLFQDMNADANLFTFTVTEYSDYFEMEISESPRVNVFYQGAVLFHKGQVYFLRDQQMRLLKEIKALPVDQHGKKHLQFDSSDRDKLASCLTLFGQMGTVSAPERLQIKTFSPSFYFDREEDNRIRLEIQFDYGDRQVSSRQELEELPFSSDADLEERVFQVCLAAGFEADFQSWRQALKAESVYHFFHDIIPVFEKLGNVDLSDKLEELYSLASPQVQITSKGGLLEIQFDFQDIAQEEIDQAMQALLANKNFYIDSSNQVYFFDEETKKIRQNLQELGQFELKDGTLQARKSLAYSLAHLFEGRDRVSFSQEFKNLAHDLTHPEDFPRQATQVQADLRDYQEKGIGWLQMLHHYGFGGILADDMGLGKTLQTIAFLTSQVTKASRVLILAPSGLIYNWADEFQKFAPQLDVAVVHGLKASREEILAESHQIYVTSYATFRQDSELYQGMSFDFLFLDEAQVMKNAQTKIAQTLRQFVVPSIFALSGTPIENHLGELWSIFQIVMPGLLPGKKEFMKLPAERVAQFIKPFVMRRKKEEVLTELPDLIEVVYKNELEDQQKAIYLAQLQQMRDRLAQVSDQEFQRSRVEILSGLMRLRQICDTPALFMEDYQGASGKLDSLRDLLVQVADGGHRVLIFSQFKGMLEKIEQELPDLGMTSFKITGSTPAKERQDMTKAFNQGERDAFLISLKAGGVGLNLTGADTVILVDLWWNPAVEAQAIGRAHRMGQEETVEVYRLVTKGTIEEKIQELQEQKKHLVSQVLDGTESRGSLTLAEIREILGISEAST, encoded by the coding sequence ATGGCTAAATTGATTCCGGGGAAAATCCGTATCGAAGGCGTTGCCCTTTATGAAACTGGTAAAGTTGACATCATCAAGGAAAAGAATAATCGGCTCTACGCTCGCGTTGCAGAAGAAGAACTGCGCTATAGTTTAGAGGATGATTTGGTTTTTTGTGCTTGCGATTTTTTCCAAAAGAGGGGCTACTGTGTGCATTTGGCAGCGTTGGAGCATTTTCTTAAAAATGATGAGCGTGGTCAGGAAATCTTGCAGAGTCTGGAAGAAGGTCATGAGGAAAAAGAAGCCGTTGAAACCAAGGTGACCTTGGGTGGCAAATTTTTAGATCGAATCTTGTCTCCAAACCCAGACCGAACCTATGAATTATCGGCTGTGGGGCAGGTGGAAGCAGGAACCAATCATATCTTGTGGACCCTGAGAATCGGGCAAGTCAATAGTCAAAAATACTATGTCATTCGGGATATCCCACTCTTTTTAAAAGTTGTCGAGAAGAGAAAACCTTATATGATTGGGAAAACCTATGAGGAATCCTTGTCTTGGGAATCCTTTGATGAGGCCAGCCAAGAACTTTTGACTTTCTTGCGGGGACTAACGGAGGAAGGACTAGCTCCAGACCTCTTTTTCCAAAATCAAGGCCGTCATCTCTTTTTCCCTCTGACCTTTTTTGAGCAGGGTGTGAATTTACTGATGACCTTGCCGCATTTTCAATTTGACCATCAAGTGGATAGCTACCAAACCCTGCTTTTTCAGGATATGAATGCGGATGCCAATCTCTTTACCTTTACAGTAACAGAATACTCGGATTATTTTGAAATGGAAATCAGCGAGAGCCCCAGGGTCAATGTCTTTTATCAGGGAGCTGTACTTTTCCATAAAGGACAGGTTTATTTCCTAAGAGACCAGCAGATGCGTCTTCTAAAGGAAATCAAAGCGTTGCCTGTGGATCAACATGGGAAAAAACACCTGCAATTTGATAGCAGTGACCGCGATAAGTTGGCTTCTTGTCTGACTCTTTTTGGCCAGATGGGGACTGTTTCAGCTCCAGAACGCTTACAAATCAAAACGTTTTCGCCATCGTTTTACTTTGACAGGGAAGAGGATAATCGGATTCGTCTGGAAATCCAGTTTGACTATGGGGATAGACAGGTATCTAGCCGACAGGAGCTAGAAGAATTGCCATTTTCGAGTGATGCGGATTTAGAAGAAAGAGTTTTCCAAGTCTGTTTGGCTGCTGGTTTTGAAGCAGACTTTCAATCTTGGCGTCAGGCCTTAAAAGCAGAATCTGTCTATCATTTCTTCCATGATATCATTCCAGTTTTTGAAAAACTCGGGAATGTTGATCTATCAGACAAGTTAGAAGAACTTTATAGTCTGGCGAGTCCTCAAGTGCAGATTACTTCCAAGGGAGGTCTCTTGGAAATCCAATTTGATTTTCAAGATATTGCCCAAGAGGAAATTGACCAAGCCATGCAGGCCTTGCTTGCCAACAAGAATTTTTACATTGATTCATCTAATCAAGTCTACTTTTTTGATGAAGAAACCAAGAAAATTCGCCAAAATCTACAGGAACTAGGACAGTTTGAATTAAAAGATGGGACCTTGCAGGCTCGGAAATCTTTGGCTTATAGCTTAGCTCATCTTTTTGAAGGGCGTGACCGTGTTTCTTTCTCACAAGAATTCAAAAATCTGGCCCACGACTTGACGCATCCAGAGGACTTCCCTCGACAAGCAACTCAGGTTCAGGCTGATTTGCGAGATTATCAGGAAAAGGGAATCGGCTGGCTGCAAATGCTCCATCATTATGGTTTTGGTGGGATTTTGGCTGATGATATGGGATTGGGGAAAACCCTCCAGACCATTGCATTTTTGACCAGCCAAGTGACAAAAGCAAGTCGAGTCTTGATTTTAGCTCCGTCAGGTTTGATTTACAACTGGGCAGATGAATTTCAGAAGTTTGCCCCACAGTTGGATGTGGCTGTTGTGCATGGTTTGAAAGCTAGTCGTGAAGAGATTCTTGCTGAAAGCCATCAAATCTATGTGACGAGCTATGCTACCTTCCGTCAGGACAGTGAACTTTATCAGGGGATGTCCTTTGACTTCCTTTTCTTAGATGAAGCTCAGGTCATGAAAAATGCCCAGACTAAGATTGCCCAGACCTTGAGACAATTTGTGGTGCCGTCGATCTTTGCCTTGTCAGGAACTCCGATTGAAAACCATCTGGGTGAGTTGTGGTCTATTTTCCAAATCGTCATGCCGGGACTCTTGCCAGGCAAGAAAGAATTTATGAAATTACCAGCTGAGCGCGTAGCTCAGTTTATCAAGCCCTTCGTGATGCGGCGCAAGAAAGAAGAAGTTCTGACCGAACTGCCAGACTTAATCGAAGTGGTTTATAAGAATGAACTGGAGGACCAGCAAAAGGCTATCTACCTAGCCCAGTTGCAACAGATGCGAGACCGTTTAGCTCAGGTGTCAGATCAGGAATTTCAGCGTAGTCGAGTGGAAATCTTGTCTGGTCTGATGCGCTTGCGCCAAATCTGTGACACTCCTGCCCTCTTTATGGAGGATTATCAGGGAGCCAGTGGCAAACTAGATAGTCTCCGAGACTTGCTGGTACAGGTGGCAGACGGTGGACACCGTGTCTTGATTTTCTCGCAGTTCAAGGGAATGTTGGAGAAAATTGAACAAGAACTGCCAGACTTGGGCATGACTTCCTTTAAAATTACAGGTTCAACCCCAGCCAAGGAAAGACAAGACATGACCAAAGCCTTTAACCAAGGGGAAAGAGATGCCTTTCTGATTTCCCTCAAGGCTGGTGGTGTCGGACTGAACCTGACAGGTGCTGATACGGTTATCTTGGTTGACCTTTGGTGGAATCCTGCGGTGGAAGCGCAAGCCATTGGCCGTGCCCATAGGATGGGTCAGGAAGAAACGGTTGAGGTCTATCGCTTGGTAACCAAGGGAACCATTGAAGAAAAAATTCAGGAACTCCAAGAACAAAAGAAACATCTGGTGTCACAAGTATTGGATGGAACAGAGTCACGTGGCAGTCTGACCCTAGCAGAAATTAGAGAAATTTTGGGAATTTCTGAAGCCAGCACTTGA
- a CDS encoding cystathionine gamma-synthase, which translates to MKQERFPLVSDDEVMLTEMPVMNLYDESDLISNIKGEYRDKNYLEWAPITEEVPVKPIEKQVEKPKKAPLGVKKEGKSYAEVAREEARADLKKKRSANYLTQDFSRARRHSKSGLLRQGNQPTAPFQKENPGEFVKYSQKLTQSHYILAEEVHSIPTKNEEVSAPAPKKNNYDFLKKSQIYNKKSKQTEQERRVAQELNLTRITE; encoded by the coding sequence ATGAAACAAGAACGATTTCCATTGGTGTCAGATGACGAGGTCATGCTGACTGAAATGCCAGTCATGAACTTGTACGATGAGTCTGATCTGATCAGTAATATCAAGGGTGAGTATCGAGATAAAAATTATTTAGAATGGGCTCCTATTACTGAAGAGGTGCCAGTAAAACCGATTGAAAAGCAAGTCGAGAAACCTAAAAAAGCTCCTTTAGGGGTTAAAAAAGAAGGAAAGAGCTATGCGGAGGTGGCGCGTGAAGAAGCGCGTGCAGACTTGAAAAAGAAACGCTCTGCTAACTATCTAACTCAGGATTTCAGCCGTGCGAGACGTCATTCTAAATCAGGCCTTCTTAGACAGGGTAACCAACCGACAGCTCCTTTCCAAAAGGAAAATCCTGGTGAATTTGTCAAATATAGCCAAAAATTGACCCAGTCTCATTATATCTTGGCGGAAGAAGTTCATTCTATCCCTACCAAGAATGAAGAAGTGTCAGCACCTGCTCCAAAGAAAAACAACTATGATTTTCTAAAGAAGAGCCAAATCTACAATAAAAAAAGTAAACAAACAGAACAAGAACGTCGGGTTGCCCAAGAGTTGAATCTGACCAGAATTACAGAATAG
- the murC gene encoding UDP-N-acetylmuramate--L-alanine ligase, with protein MPKTYHFIGIKGSGMSALALMLHQMGHKVQGSDVEKYYFTQRGLEQAGITILPFDEKNLDGDMEIIAGNAFRPDNNVEIAYADQNGISYKRYHEFLGSFMRDFVSMGVAGAHGKTSTTGMLSHVLSHITDTSFLIGDGTGRGSANAKYFVFESDEYERHFMPYHPEYSIITNIDFDHPDYFTSLEDVFNAFNDYAKQITKGLFVYGEDAELRKITSDSPIYYYGFEAEGNDFVASELLRSTTGSTFTVHFRGQELGQFHIPTFGRHNIMNAIAVIGLLYTAGFDLNLVREHLKTFAGVKRRFTEKIVNDTVIIDDFAHHPTEIIATLDAARQKYPSKEIVAVFQPHTFTRTIALLDEFAHALNQADAVYLAQIYGSAREVDHGDVKVEDLANKINKKHQVITVENVSPLLDHDNAVYVFMGAGDIQTYEYSFERLLSNLTSNVQ; from the coding sequence ATGCCAAAGACATATCATTTTATCGGAATTAAGGGATCAGGGATGAGTGCCTTGGCCTTGATGTTGCACCAAATGGGGCATAAGGTACAGGGATCAGATGTTGAAAAGTACTACTTTACTCAACGTGGTCTTGAGCAGGCAGGAATCACCATTCTTCCTTTTGATGAAAAGAATCTAGACGGTGATATGGAAATTATCGCTGGAAATGCCTTTCGTCCAGATAACAACGTTGAAATTGCCTATGCAGACCAAAATGGTATCAGCTACAAACGTTACCATGAGTTCCTAGGTAGCTTTATGCGTGACTTTGTTAGCATGGGAGTAGCAGGAGCGCATGGAAAAACTTCAACGACAGGTATGTTGTCTCATGTCTTGTCTCACATCACAGACACTAGCTTCTTGATTGGGGATGGGACAGGTCGTGGTTCGGCCAATGCCAAATATTTTGTCTTTGAATCTGACGAATATGAGCGTCACTTTATGCCTTACCATCCAGAATACTCTATTATCACCAACATTGACTTTGACCATCCAGACTATTTCACAAGTCTCGAGGATGTTTTCAATGCCTTTAACGACTATGCCAAACAAATTACCAAGGGTCTTTTTGTCTATGGTGAAGATGCAGAATTGCGTAAAATTACGTCTGATTCACCAATTTATTATTATGGTTTTGAAGCTGAAGGCAATGATTTTGTAGCTAGTGAGCTTCTTCGTTCAACAACTGGTTCAACCTTCACAGTTCATTTCCGTGGACAAGAATTGGGTCAATTCCACATCCCAACCTTTGGTCGTCACAATATCATGAATGCGATAGCTGTTATTGGTCTTCTTTACACAGCAGGATTTGATTTGAACTTGGTGCGTGAGCACTTGAAAACATTTGCCGGTGTTAAGCGTCGTTTCACTGAGAAAATTGTCAATGATACAGTGATTATCGATGACTTTGCCCACCATCCAACAGAAATTATTGCAACCTTGGATGCGGCTCGTCAGAAATACCCAAGCAAGGAAATTGTAGCAGTCTTCCAACCGCATACCTTTACAAGAACCATTGCCTTGTTGGACGAATTTGCTCACGCTTTGAACCAAGCGGATGCTGTTTACCTAGCGCAAATTTATGGGTCAGCTCGTGAAGTAGATCATGGTGATGTTAAGGTAGAAGACCTAGCCAATAAAATCAACAAAAAACATCAAGTGATTACTGTTGAAAATGTTTCTCCACTCCTAGACCATGATAATGCTGTCTATGTCTTTATGGGAGCAGGAGACATCCAAACCTATGAATACTCATTTGAGCGTCTCTTGTCTAACTTGACAAGCAATGTTCAATAG
- a CDS encoding GNAT family N-acetyltransferase, with the protein MEISIKIIQASKSDLAEIEALQASSFPAEKHQPSHILEESIRKCADTFLLARDENQLLGYVLGGPYPHNPKCLEIHSLVIDTDHQRQGLGTLLLAALKDVAVELDYKGIRLESPSELLSYFEMNGFIDEETSLYATSQCFSMIWFNLFF; encoded by the coding sequence ATGGAAATTTCAATTAAGATCATTCAGGCGAGTAAGTCTGATTTGGCTGAGATAGAGGCGCTCCAGGCTTCATCTTTTCCAGCTGAAAAGCATCAACCTTCCCATATTTTAGAAGAAAGTATCCGTAAGTGTGCGGATACCTTTCTTCTAGCTAGGGATGAAAATCAGCTTCTGGGCTATGTTCTAGGTGGTCCTTACCCACACAATCCGAAATGTCTAGAAATACATTCTTTAGTCATTGATACTGACCATCAGAGACAGGGCTTGGGCACGCTTCTTCTTGCGGCTTTGAAAGATGTGGCAGTTGAGCTGGATTACAAAGGGATTCGTTTGGAGAGTCCTTCTGAGTTGCTTTCCTATTTTGAAATGAACGGTTTTATTGATGAAGAAACTTCGCTTTATGCAACTAGCCAGTGTTTTAGTATGATTTGGTTTAATCTCTTTTTTTAG
- a CDS encoding N-acetyltransferase family protein gives MEIRKARLEDLDRIVEIELENFSIEEAIPRSVFEAHLREIQTSFLVAEKAGRIMGYIEGPVGPHRHLQDQSFTEEIEDYSHETGGYISVTCLSIAKEAQGLGLGQKLLTALKELALTHEREGINLTCHDYLIAYYEKHGFVNEGLSQSTFAGETWYDMVWEGKK, from the coding sequence ATGGAAATTAGGAAAGCAAGATTAGAAGATTTGGATCGTATCGTTGAGATTGAACTAGAAAATTTCTCGATTGAAGAAGCCATTCCTCGCTCTGTTTTTGAGGCGCATTTGCGAGAAATTCAGACCTCGTTTCTGGTTGCAGAAAAAGCAGGCAGAATCATGGGTTACATAGAAGGGCCAGTTGGACCGCACCGCCATCTGCAAGACCAGTCTTTTACAGAGGAGATAGAAGATTATAGTCATGAGACTGGTGGCTATATCTCTGTGACCTGCCTGTCTATTGCTAAGGAAGCACAGGGACTTGGGCTTGGTCAGAAATTGCTAACAGCCTTGAAAGAACTGGCTCTTACCCACGAAAGAGAAGGCATTAACCTAACCTGTCATGACTATCTTATCGCCTACTACGAAAAGCATGGATTTGTCAATGAAGGTCTGTCTCAGTCAACCTTTGCAGGGGAAACCTGGTATGATATGGTCTGGGAAGGTAAAAAATAA
- the mltG gene encoding endolytic transglycosylase MltG, which yields MSEKSREDEKLSFKEQILRDLERVKKHEEDQEEVNLASIKPQLSSKNDQSIEDLMEDSLSAVEDIMRNAPTVPTHPSQDLPASPSDEIKRETLTVPSHPSQDVPSSPAEETARQASLTPSHPSQEGPSTPSAEGVSRPTPGPVSPRNVEKEFNEIPTRVAVSYKTEGQREVKREVPTSKPVVEKKAVEEMPATPRRSRRETIQPTKKKKSGFKAFFISLLIFLGLISAGGYFGYQYVQSSLQPVDASSKQYVTVQIPEGANVQTIGSTLEKSGLIKHGVIFAFYAKYKNYSDLKSGYYNLQKSMSTEDIIHELQKGGTAEAQEPALANLTIPEGYTIDQIAQAVGQLQGEFKEPLTADAFLAKVQDENFISQEVAKYPSLLESLPTKESGVRYRLEGFLFPATYSIKESTTIESLIDEMLAAMDKTLAPHYSAIKSKNLTVNELLTIASLVEKEGAKTEDRKLIAGVFYNRLNLGMPLQSNIAILYAQGKLGQKISLADDAGIDTTINSPYNVYTKAGLMPGPVDSPSLDAIEASINQTKSDNLYFVANVTDGKVYYAATQEEHDRNVAEHVNSKLNQTN from the coding sequence TTGAGTGAAAAATCAAGAGAAGACGAAAAATTAAGCTTTAAAGAGCAGATTTTACGTGATTTAGAACGAGTTAAAAAACATGAAGAAGATCAGGAAGAAGTTAATTTAGCTTCAATAAAACCCCAACTTTCTTCTAAAAATGATCAGTCAATAGAAGATTTGATGGAAGATTCTCTATCAGCTGTAGAGGATATTATGAGAAACGCTCCTACCGTGCCGACTCACCCCAGCCAAGATTTACCAGCCTCTCCATCAGATGAGATAAAAAGAGAAACTCTTACTGTTCCAAGCCATCCAAGTCAAGATGTTCCTTCTTCTCCAGCAGAAGAGACTGCAAGACAAGCTTCACTTACTCCTAGTCACCCGAGTCAAGAAGGACCTTCTACTCCATCAGCGGAAGGAGTATCAAGACCAACTCCAGGACCTGTTAGTCCTAGAAACGTAGAGAAGGAATTTAATGAAATCCCAACAAGGGTAGCTGTTTCTTATAAGACGGAAGGTCAGAGAGAGGTAAAAAGAGAAGTTCCTACTTCAAAACCAGTAGTGGAAAAGAAAGCTGTAGAAGAAATGCCTGCAACTCCACGTCGTAGCCGTCGTGAGACAATTCAGCCTACTAAGAAGAAAAAATCAGGATTCAAGGCCTTCTTCATTTCTCTGCTGATTTTCCTAGGTTTGATTTCAGCAGGTGGTTACTTCGGTTATCAGTATGTTCAGTCATCTTTACAGCCTGTGGATGCTTCATCTAAACAATATGTGACAGTGCAAATCCCAGAAGGGGCTAATGTTCAAACAATTGGTTCAACTCTTGAAAAGTCTGGCTTGATTAAACACGGAGTGATTTTTGCTTTTTATGCGAAATATAAAAATTATTCAGATTTGAAATCTGGCTATTACAATTTGCAAAAGAGCATGAGTACAGAAGACATCATCCACGAACTACAAAAAGGTGGAACAGCTGAAGCTCAAGAACCTGCGCTTGCGAATTTAACAATTCCAGAAGGTTATACGATTGATCAAATTGCACAAGCAGTAGGTCAATTGCAAGGTGAATTCAAAGAGCCTTTGACAGCGGATGCCTTTCTGGCAAAAGTTCAAGATGAGAACTTTATCAGCCAAGAAGTTGCCAAATATCCTAGTCTACTTGAAAGCTTGCCAACGAAAGAAAGTGGAGTTCGTTATCGTTTAGAAGGTTTCCTCTTCCCAGCGACTTACTCTATCAAGGAAAGCACAACTATTGAAAGCTTGATTGATGAGATGCTGGCAGCTATGGACAAGACTTTGGCGCCTCATTATAGTGCAATCAAGTCTAAAAACTTGACAGTCAATGAATTGCTAACAATTGCGTCACTTGTTGAAAAAGAAGGTGCTAAGACTGAAGATCGTAAGTTGATTGCAGGTGTCTTCTACAATCGCTTGAATCTTGGTATGCCACTTCAAAGCAATATTGCCATCTTGTATGCCCAAGGCAAACTTGGTCAGAAGATTAGTCTTGCTGATGATGCTGGAATTGATACGACAATTAATTCACCGTATAATGTTTATACGAAAGCTGGTTTGATGCCAGGCCCAGTAGATAGTCCAAGTTTGGATGCCATCGAGGCAAGTATTAATCAGACTAAGAGTGATAACTTATACTTTGTAGCTAATGTTACAGATGGCAAGGTCTATTATGCTGCTACTCAGGAGGAGCATGATCGTAATGTCGCTGAACATGTCAACAGCAAATTAAACCAAACAAACTAA
- the greA gene encoding transcription elongation factor GreA: MAEKTYPMTLAEKEKLEKELEELKLVRRPEVVERIKIARSYGDLSENSEYEAAKDEQAFVEGQISSLETKIRYAEIVNSDSVAQDEVAIGKTVTIQEIGEDEEEVYIIVGSAGADAFAGKVSNESPIGQALIGKKTGDTATIETPVGSYDVKILKVEKTA, from the coding sequence ATGGCAGAAAAAACATATCCTATGACCCTTGCGGAAAAGGAAAAACTTGAAAAAGAATTAGAAGAATTGAAATTGGTTCGCCGTCCAGAAGTGGTAGAACGCATTAAGATTGCCCGTTCATACGGTGACCTTTCTGAAAACAGTGAATACGAAGCGGCTAAGGATGAACAAGCCTTTGTCGAAGGACAAATCTCTAGCTTGGAAACAAAAATCCGTTATGCTGAAATCGTCAATAGTGACTCAGTTGCCCAAGACGAAGTAGCGATTGGTAAAACAGTCACTATCCAAGAAATTGGTGAGGATGAAGAAGAAGTTTATATTATCGTAGGTTCAGCTGGTGCGGATGCCTTTGCAGGTAAAGTTTCAAATGAAAGTCCAATTGGACAAGCCTTGATTGGTAAGAAAACAGGTGATACAGCAACTATTGAAACACCTGTTGGTAGCTATGATGTAAAAATCTTAAAGGTTGAAAAAACAGCCTAA
- a CDS encoding amino acid permease — MSSKKKKNKMERGLTNRHVQVMAIAGTIGTGLFLGAGRSISLTGPSIVLIYMITGAFMFLMMRAVGEMLYQDPEQHTFINFITRHLGKGWGYFSVWSYWLSVVFIGMAEITAISHYVQFWFPSWPSWMIEIGFLTILALVNLIAVKLFGEVEFWFAMVKIVAILAMIATGVFMVLTGFKTPHGVASLANITDNFSLFPNGGVNFVMAFQMVFFAYLMIEFIGVTTSETKNPRQVLPKAVKEIPLRIAFFYGGALLAIMAIIPWRELASADSPFVTVFELAGIKWAAALINFVVLTSAASALNSTLYSTGRHLYQIAHDSPNPFLKAIKADTLSRHNVPQNAIIASAVLIALAAFINVLPGVSDAFALITASSSGVYIAIYILIMVAHLKYRKSPDFMADGYLMPHYRFLNPLTMLFFVFVFVTLFLQESTFVGAIGSAIWIIGFGIYSQWKFRK, encoded by the coding sequence ATGAGTTCAAAGAAGAAAAAAAATAAGATGGAGCGTGGTCTGACCAATCGTCACGTGCAGGTTATGGCCATTGCGGGAACAATTGGAACAGGACTCTTTTTGGGAGCAGGTCGCTCTATCAGCCTAACAGGTCCTTCCATTGTACTGATTTATATGATTACTGGAGCCTTTATGTTCCTCATGATGCGTGCGGTTGGGGAAATGCTTTATCAAGATCCTGAGCAACATACCTTTATCAACTTTATCACGCGTCATTTGGGTAAGGGCTGGGGTTATTTCTCAGTTTGGTCTTACTGGCTATCCGTTGTCTTTATCGGTATGGCGGAAATCACAGCTATCTCTCACTACGTTCAGTTTTGGTTCCCTAGCTGGCCAAGTTGGATGATTGAGATTGGATTTTTGACCATTCTAGCCTTGGTCAATCTGATTGCAGTTAAGCTCTTTGGGGAAGTTGAGTTTTGGTTTGCTATGGTCAAGATTGTGGCTATTTTAGCTATGATTGCCACAGGAGTCTTTATGGTCTTGACAGGCTTTAAGACACCTCATGGAGTAGCAAGTTTAGCAAATATTACTGACAATTTCTCCCTCTTCCCAAATGGTGGAGTTAACTTTGTCATGGCCTTCCAGATGGTTTTCTTTGCCTACCTTATGATTGAGTTTATCGGGGTCACAACTTCAGAAACAAAAAATCCACGTCAGGTCTTGCCAAAAGCCGTTAAGGAAATTCCTTTGCGTATCGCCTTTTTCTACGGTGGTGCCCTCTTAGCCATTATGGCTATCATTCCTTGGCGTGAGCTTGCTTCTGCTGATTCACCTTTTGTAACAGTATTTGAATTGGCCGGTATCAAGTGGGCGGCAGCCTTGATTAACTTCGTCGTTTTGACATCAGCAGCATCTGCCCTTAACTCGACCCTCTACTCAACAGGTCGTCATTTGTACCAGATTGCCCATGATTCGCCAAATCCATTCCTAAAAGCAATCAAGGCGGATACCCTTTCTCGCCATAATGTGCCACAAAATGCCATCATTGCCTCAGCGGTTTTGATTGCCCTAGCAGCCTTTATCAACGTATTGCCAGGTGTTTCCGATGCCTTTGCCTTGATTACGGCATCGTCATCAGGTGTCTATATCGCCATTTATATCTTGATCATGGTTGCTCACCTTAAATATCGCAAGTCACCAGACTTTATGGCGGATGGCTACCTCATGCCCCATTATCGTTTCCTAAATCCTTTAACCATGCTCTTCTTTGTCTTTGTCTTTGTAACCCTCTTTTTACAAGAGTCTACATTTGTAGGAGCAATCGGCTCAGCTATCTGGATTATTGGTTTCGGGATTTACAGCCAGTGGAAATTTAGAAAATAG
- a CDS encoding DivIVA domain-containing protein encodes MVNIRRSLFGYNKKEVDDVISSLEGDKERLKQELEGKAQMIEELNVQLHGFRSQEELISEVIIDAKQLSKRLVEEAKQEATELLYNANKTISDEFARFHQSMEILNGIKNRVVAQKEELSKELQDTLRRYKDAFENSETEDFARIKEQIEIDITRTEDVCENSKQVIFLPRLNKSNCIKVEKIEKEN; translated from the coding sequence ATGGTGAATATAAGAAGAAGTCTTTTTGGATATAACAAAAAGGAAGTTGATGATGTGATTAGCAGTTTAGAGGGGGATAAAGAACGCCTCAAACAAGAACTTGAAGGGAAAGCACAAATGATTGAAGAGTTGAATGTTCAACTACATGGATTTCGCTCTCAAGAGGAGCTTATTTCTGAGGTTATTATTGATGCGAAACAATTGTCAAAACGTTTAGTGGAAGAGGCTAAGCAAGAAGCAACGGAGTTGCTATATAATGCTAATAAAACAATATCAGATGAATTTGCACGTTTTCATCAATCGATGGAAATTTTAAACGGAATCAAAAATAGAGTTGTTGCGCAGAAAGAGGAGTTATCTAAAGAATTGCAAGACACTTTGAGACGATATAAAGATGCTTTTGAAAACTCGGAGACCGAGGACTTTGCTCGAATAAAAGAACAAATAGAAATAGATATTACTCGAACAGAAGATGTTTGTGAGAATTCAAAACAGGTTATCTTTCTCCCGCGCCTTAATAAATCAAATTGTATTAAAGTAGAAAAAATAGAAAAGGAGAACTAG